One Pseudomonas entomophila genomic window carries:
- a CDS encoding DUF2076 domain-containing protein, translated as MNTEEQTLIDGLFSRLKQAEDPAQPRDAQAQAHIEERLRQQPAAPYYMAQAILVQEAAIKRLDEQNKQLEADLKQARAQLEATRSSSNSGGGGFLSSIFGAGARNPAPEPQRSVAPPPSSGGGWREPAPQAYAQPQSQPGFGAAPAPARSGASSFLGGAMQTAAGVAGGVLLAQGISSLFNHNSQPEQIVEVIKEEPASDHGGWNDQDGQRQVADNSGWGNDQGGDADTDYGNDDGGFFSDDDTFV; from the coding sequence ATGAACACTGAAGAACAAACCCTGATCGACGGCCTGTTCAGCCGTCTCAAGCAAGCCGAGGATCCCGCCCAGCCACGTGATGCCCAGGCCCAGGCGCATATCGAGGAGCGCCTGCGCCAGCAACCGGCGGCGCCGTACTACATGGCCCAGGCGATCCTGGTTCAGGAAGCGGCGATCAAGCGCCTGGACGAGCAGAACAAACAGCTGGAGGCCGACCTCAAGCAGGCCCGCGCGCAGCTCGAGGCGACCCGTTCGAGCAGCAACAGCGGCGGTGGCGGTTTTCTCTCCAGCATCTTCGGTGCAGGCGCACGCAACCCGGCGCCGGAGCCTCAACGCTCGGTCGCGCCGCCGCCATCTTCCGGCGGTGGTTGGCGCGAACCGGCGCCACAGGCCTATGCCCAGCCCCAGTCGCAACCTGGCTTCGGCGCGGCGCCTGCGCCGGCCCGCAGCGGTGCCAGCAGTTTCCTCGGTGGCGCGATGCAGACCGCTGCCGGTGTTGCCGGGGGCGTGTTGCTGGCCCAGGGCATCAGCAGCCTGTTCAATCACAACTCGCAGCCTGAGCAGATCGTCGAGGTGATCAAGGAAGAACCGGCCAGCGACCACGGCGGCTGGAACGACCAGGACGGCCAGCGCCAGGTGGCCGACAACAGCGGTTGGGGCAACGACCAGGGGGGGGATGCCGACACCGACTACGGCAACGACGATGGCGGCTTCTTCTCGGACGACGACACCTTCGTCTGA
- the pcaG gene encoding protocatechuate 3,4-dioxygenase subunit alpha — protein sequence MPIELLPETPSQTAGPYVHIGLALEAAGNPTRDQEIWSRLAKPDAPGEHIVLVGQVYDGNGHLVRDSFLEVWQADADGLYQDAYNHESAFNSFGRTATTFDAGEWTLHTVKPGVVNNAAGVPMAPHVNISLFARGINIHLHTRLYFDDEGEANARCPVLNLIEQPQRRETLIARRCEVEGKTAYRFDIRIQGEGETVFFDF from the coding sequence ATGCCTATCGAATTGCTGCCGGAAACGCCCTCGCAGACCGCCGGCCCCTACGTGCACATCGGCCTCGCCCTGGAGGCGGCCGGCAACCCGACCCGCGACCAGGAGATCTGGAGTCGCCTGGCCAAGCCCGATGCGCCGGGCGAGCACATCGTGCTGGTCGGCCAGGTCTACGACGGTAACGGCCACCTGGTGCGCGATTCGTTCCTGGAAGTGTGGCAGGCCGATGCCGATGGCCTCTACCAGGACGCGTACAACCACGAGAGCGCTTTCAACAGCTTCGGCCGCACCGCCACCACGTTCGACGCCGGGGAGTGGACCCTGCACACGGTGAAGCCGGGCGTGGTGAACAATGCCGCGGGCGTGCCCATGGCGCCTCACGTCAACATCAGCCTGTTCGCCCGGGGGATCAACATCCACCTGCACACACGGTTGTACTTCGACGATGAGGGCGAGGCGAACGCCAGGTGCCCGGTGCTCAACCTGATCGAGCAGCCACAGCGGCGGGAGACATTGATCGCTCGGCGTTGCGAAGTGGAGGGGAAGACGGCGTATCGGTTCGATATCCGTATTCAAGGGGAAGGCGAGACGGTGTTCTTCGACTTCTGA
- a CDS encoding NYN domain-containing protein, whose translation MKKIALFADVQNLYYTVRQVHGCHFNYTTLWAEVSREGQIVEAVAYAIDRGDSKQQQFQQILRNLGFEVRLKPYIQRADGSAKGDWDVGITLDVIEAAERVDQVVLASGDGDFDLLLERAAKRHGVETVVYGVPGLTALSLIRSASRYVPIEGKLLLRH comes from the coding sequence TTGAAGAAGATCGCGCTGTTCGCCGATGTGCAGAACCTCTACTACACCGTGCGCCAGGTCCACGGTTGCCACTTCAACTACACCACGCTGTGGGCCGAAGTCAGCCGCGAAGGCCAGATCGTCGAGGCAGTGGCTTATGCGATCGACCGCGGCGACAGCAAGCAGCAACAGTTCCAGCAGATCCTGCGCAACCTCGGTTTCGAGGTGCGCCTCAAACCCTATATTCAGCGCGCCGATGGCTCGGCCAAGGGCGACTGGGATGTGGGCATCACCCTTGATGTGATCGAAGCGGCGGAGCGGGTCGACCAGGTGGTGCTGGCCTCGGGTGACGGCGATTTCGACCTGTTGCTGGAGCGGGCGGCAAAGCGTCATGGGGTCGAGACCGTGGTGTATGGCGTGCCGGGGCTCACGGCGCTGTCGTTGATTCGCTCGGCCAGTCGCTATGTGCCTATCGAGGGCAAGTTGCTTCTGCGTCACTGA
- a CDS encoding cupin domain-containing protein — MKALKLMIAGLTLAGLAGTAIAAGEHRVSVPDSATLQWQEVSGTQGAVRYANVEGDLFGKGPYSAYVQFRKGTDNGLHTHSQTLPTVVLSGTFYAVIDGKRVEYPAGAYYKLPANLVHESGCTAAADCLLFQYQADAFDLKPVKG, encoded by the coding sequence ATGAAAGCACTGAAACTGATGATCGCAGGCCTGACCCTGGCTGGCCTTGCCGGCACCGCTATCGCGGCAGGCGAACATCGCGTCTCGGTACCCGACAGCGCCACCCTGCAATGGCAGGAAGTCTCGGGCACGCAAGGCGCGGTGCGCTACGCCAATGTCGAAGGCGACCTGTTCGGCAAAGGCCCGTACTCGGCCTATGTGCAGTTCCGCAAGGGCACCGACAATGGCCTGCACACCCACAGCCAGACACTGCCGACCGTGGTGTTGAGCGGCACGTTCTATGCGGTGATCGATGGTAAGCGCGTCGAGTACCCGGCCGGTGCCTACTACAAGTTGCCGGCGAACCTGGTCCATGAGAGTGGCTGCACGGCGGCGGCCGACTGCTTGTTGTTCCAATACCAGGCGGACGCCTTCGACCTGAAGCCGGTCAAAGGCTGA
- the pcaH gene encoding protocatechuate 3,4-dioxygenase subunit beta: MPAQDTSRFVIRDRNWHPKAFTPDYKTSVARSPRQALVSIPQSISETTGPDFSHLRFGEHDHDLLLNFNHGGLPVGERIIVAGRVVDQYGKPVPHTLVEMWQANAGGRYRHKNDRYLAPLDPNFGGVGRCLTDRDGYYSFRTIKPGPYPWRNGPNDWRPAHIHFSISGPSIATKLVTQLYFEGDPLIPLCPIVKSIANPDAVERLIAKLDMSNANPMDCLAYRFDIVLRGQRQTHFENR, from the coding sequence ATGCCCGCCCAGGACACCAGCCGCTTCGTGATCCGTGATCGCAACTGGCACCCCAAAGCCTTCACCCCCGACTACAAGACCTCGGTGGCACGTTCCCCGCGCCAGGCGCTGGTCAGCATCCCGCAGTCGATCAGTGAAACCACCGGCCCGGACTTTTCCCACCTGCGTTTCGGCGAACATGACCACGATCTGCTGCTGAACTTCAATCATGGCGGCTTGCCGGTGGGTGAGCGCATCATCGTGGCCGGGCGGGTGGTCGACCAGTACGGCAAGCCGGTCCCCCATACGCTGGTGGAAATGTGGCAGGCCAATGCCGGTGGCCGCTATCGCCACAAGAACGATCGCTACCTGGCCCCGCTGGACCCGAACTTCGGTGGCGTCGGCCGTTGCCTGACGGATCGCGACGGCTACTACAGCTTCCGCACCATCAAGCCCGGCCCTTACCCATGGCGCAACGGCCCCAACGACTGGCGCCCGGCACATATCCACTTCTCCATCAGCGGGCCGTCGATCGCCACCAAGCTGGTCACCCAGCTGTACTTCGAGGGTGATCCGTTGATTCCGCTGTGCCCGATCGTCAAGTCGATCGCCAACCCCGATGCGGTCGAGCGGCTGATCGCCAAGCTCGACATGAGCAACGCCAACCCGATGGATTGCCTGGCCTACCGCTTCGACATCGTCCTGCGCGGCCAGCGCCAGACCCACTTCGAAAACCGCTGA
- the hrpB gene encoding ATP-dependent helicase HrpB: MNSLPIDAVLPELRQALRLHDEAVLEAPPGAGKTTRVPLALLDEPWLAGQTILMLEPRRLAARAAAERLASELGEAVGDTVGYRIRLDSKVGPNTRIEVVTEGILTRRLQADPALEGVGLLIFDEFHERSLDADLALALSLNGRALLRDEPPLKILLMSATLEGERLSRLLDEAPVVCSQGRMHPVDIRWSRPFQPGEFIEPRVVDCVLQTLADESGSLLVFLPGQAEIRRVQQSLQEALGDRPGILLCPLHGELDLNAQRAAIEPAPKGQRKVVLATNIAETSLTIDGVRVVIDAGLARVPRFDPGSGMTRLDTQRISRASATQRAGRAGRLEPGVCYRLWSEAQHEQLAAHGSAEILQADLAGLALQLARWGVPPEQLSWLDQPPAAAYAQAQDLLARLGAFKPGSRDNLNEHGQAMAGLPAHPRIAHLLLRGQDLGLADMACDVAALLGERDILRGGGADLHTRLALLSGETRASRGGQGGVQRARQLARQYRGQLRGKPRATVADPDHPRWLGALLALAYPDRVAQQRREGGAEYRLANGRAAMFSEVDALMKCPWLVIADLGSRQGQREERIYLAADFDPLLFEDVLSEQVECLDLLDWDEREQVLRAERQRKVGELVLSREPLTGLDDDTRAKALLGLVRRKGLNLLTWTPELRQWQARVALLRQLDLQQQGVSEWPDLGDEALLASLEDWLQPYLGKVSRLSHFAALDLPSLLRNLLPWPLPQRLEELAPSHLAVPSGSSIRLDYSEQPPILAVRLQELFGLADTPRIANGRQQVKLHLLSPARRPVQVTQDLANFWRTTYAEVKKDLKGRYPKHYWPDDPLVAEATARAKPRGT, encoded by the coding sequence ATGAATTCATTACCGATCGATGCAGTACTGCCCGAACTGCGCCAGGCCCTGCGCCTGCACGACGAGGCGGTGCTCGAGGCGCCGCCCGGCGCCGGCAAGACCACCCGCGTACCCCTGGCGCTGCTGGACGAGCCATGGCTCGCCGGGCAGACCATCCTCATGCTCGAACCGCGCCGCCTGGCCGCGCGCGCTGCGGCCGAGCGGCTGGCTAGCGAGCTGGGTGAGGCCGTGGGCGACACAGTTGGCTACCGCATCAGATTGGACAGCAAGGTCGGGCCGAACACCCGCATCGAGGTGGTGACCGAGGGCATTCTCACCCGTCGCTTGCAGGCCGACCCTGCCCTGGAGGGGGTCGGGCTGCTGATCTTCGATGAATTCCATGAGCGTAGCCTCGACGCCGATCTGGCCCTGGCCCTGAGCCTCAATGGCCGCGCGCTGCTGCGTGACGAGCCGCCGCTGAAGATCCTGCTGATGTCGGCGACGCTGGAGGGCGAGCGCTTGTCGCGGCTGCTCGACGAGGCCCCGGTGGTCTGCAGCCAGGGGCGCATGCATCCGGTGGATATCCGCTGGAGCCGGCCATTCCAGCCTGGCGAATTCATCGAACCGCGGGTGGTCGATTGCGTACTGCAAACGCTGGCGGATGAAAGCGGCAGCTTGCTGGTGTTCCTCCCAGGCCAGGCCGAGATTCGCCGTGTTCAGCAGTCCCTGCAGGAGGCTTTGGGCGATCGCCCCGGCATCCTGCTTTGCCCGTTGCACGGCGAGCTCGACCTGAATGCCCAGCGCGCCGCCATCGAGCCGGCGCCCAAGGGGCAGCGCAAGGTTGTGCTGGCCACCAACATCGCCGAGACCAGCCTGACCATCGACGGTGTGCGCGTGGTGATCGATGCCGGTCTCGCCCGGGTGCCACGCTTCGACCCGGGCAGTGGCATGACCCGCCTGGACACCCAGCGTATTTCTCGCGCCAGCGCCACCCAGCGTGCCGGCCGGGCGGGGCGCCTGGAACCGGGCGTGTGCTACCGCCTGTGGTCCGAGGCGCAACACGAACAGCTGGCTGCGCACGGTAGCGCCGAGATCCTCCAGGCCGACCTGGCCGGGCTGGCCTTGCAACTGGCGCGCTGGGGCGTGCCACCGGAACAGCTGAGCTGGCTCGATCAACCACCGGCTGCCGCCTACGCCCAGGCCCAGGACCTGTTGGCGCGGCTCGGTGCTTTCAAGCCCGGCAGCCGCGATAACCTGAACGAGCATGGCCAGGCCATGGCCGGCTTGCCCGCGCACCCGCGTATCGCCCACCTGTTGCTACGCGGCCAGGACCTGGGGCTGGCCGACATGGCCTGTGACGTGGCTGCCTTGCTTGGCGAGCGCGATATCCTGCGCGGCGGCGGTGCCGACCTGCACACTCGCCTCGCCCTGCTGAGTGGCGAAACCCGCGCTAGCCGCGGCGGCCAGGGTGGTGTGCAACGCGCCCGCCAGTTGGCGCGCCAGTATCGCGGGCAATTGCGCGGCAAACCGCGAGCGACGGTGGCTGATCCCGACCACCCGCGCTGGCTTGGCGCGCTGCTGGCGCTGGCCTATCCGGACCGCGTGGCGCAGCAACGCCGCGAGGGTGGCGCCGAATACCGCCTGGCCAACGGCCGCGCGGCGATGTTCAGCGAAGTCGATGCGTTGATGAAATGCCCATGGTTGGTGATCGCCGACCTGGGCAGCCGCCAGGGCCAGCGCGAGGAGCGCATCTACCTGGCCGCCGACTTCGATCCATTGCTGTTCGAAGATGTGCTGTCCGAGCAGGTCGAATGCCTCGACCTGCTCGATTGGGACGAGCGCGAACAGGTACTGCGCGCCGAACGCCAGCGCAAGGTTGGCGAACTGGTGCTCAGCCGCGAACCCCTGACTGGCCTGGACGATGACACCCGCGCGAAGGCGTTGCTGGGGCTGGTGCGGCGCAAAGGCCTGAACCTGCTGACCTGGACGCCCGAACTGCGCCAGTGGCAGGCCCGTGTTGCCCTGTTGCGCCAGCTCGACCTGCAACAGCAGGGCGTGAGCGAATGGCCGGACCTTGGCGACGAAGCGCTGCTGGCCAGCCTTGAAGACTGGCTGCAGCCGTACCTGGGCAAGGTCTCGCGACTGAGCCATTTCGCCGCCCTGGACCTGCCGTCGCTGCTGCGCAACCTGCTGCCCTGGCCGCTGCCCCAGCGCCTGGAGGAGCTCGCCCCCTCGCACTTGGCGGTCCCGTCGGGCTCGAGCATCCGTCTGGACTACAGCGAGCAGCCGCCAATCCTCGCCGTGCGCCTGCAGGAACTGTTCGGCCTGGCCGACACGCCGCGCATCGCCAATGGCCGCCAGCAGGTCAAGCTGCACCTGCTGTCGCCGGCGCGCCGGCCTGTGCAGGTCACCCAGGACCTGGCCAACTTCTGGCGCACGACGTATGCCGAGGTGAAGAAGGACTTGAAGGGACGCTACCCCAAGCACTACTGGCCGGACGACCCGCTGGTGGCCGAGGCCACGGCGCGGGCCAAGCCGAGGGGCACCTGA
- a CDS encoding Lrp/AsnC family transcriptional regulator, giving the protein MDKYDRMLLAALLENGRATYAQLARQVNLSAPAVAERVAKLEASGVISGYTAKVDLEKIGLPIQCVIELRLASHGNQQAYDALTRIPELIECHRVTGDPCVIMQAAVASMGELEALINRVSQLGFSKTSIVLSSAVERRVPLAHLEANPRKP; this is encoded by the coding sequence ATGGACAAGTACGACCGCATGCTGCTCGCCGCCTTACTGGAGAACGGCCGCGCCACCTACGCCCAGCTGGCGCGTCAGGTGAATCTTTCCGCCCCCGCAGTCGCCGAGCGGGTTGCCAAACTTGAGGCCAGCGGAGTGATCAGTGGCTACACGGCCAAGGTCGACCTGGAGAAGATCGGCCTGCCGATCCAATGCGTGATCGAGCTGCGCCTGGCCAGCCATGGCAACCAGCAGGCCTACGACGCCCTGACCCGCATCCCCGAACTGATCGAATGCCACCGGGTCACCGGCGACCCCTGCGTGATCATGCAGGCGGCGGTGGCCTCGATGGGGGAGCTGGAGGCGCTGATCAATCGGGTGTCGCAGTTGGGGTTCAGCAAGACCTCGATCGTGTTGTCGAGCGCAGTGGAGCGCCGGGTGCCGCTGGCACACCTGGAAGCCAACCCCAGAAAACCCTGA
- the trmA gene encoding tRNA (uridine(54)-C5)-methyltransferase TrmA has protein sequence MSAVFDPSQYDAQLAAKAARLRELLAPFGAPEPAVFDSPREHYRLRAEFRLWREGGQRHYAMFAPGEKHKAILIDDFPIASQRINDLMPRLKAAWQGNEDLNNRLFQVEFLTTLAGDAMVTLCYHRPLDDAWEAAAQHLASDLNVSVIGRSKGKRVVIGRDYAVESLDIAGRTFSYRQPEGAFTQPNGAVNQKMLGWAFEAMGTRDDDLLELYCGNGNFTLPLATRARQVLATEISKTSVNAALHNLDENGIDNVRLVRLSAEELTQALNEVRPFRRLEGIDLKSYDFGTVFVDPPRAGMDPDTCELTRRFERILYISCNPQTLAQNIAQLQDTHRIERCALFDQFPYTHHMESGVLLVRR, from the coding sequence ATGAGTGCTGTCTTCGATCCCTCGCAATATGACGCGCAGCTGGCGGCCAAGGCCGCCCGCCTGCGCGAGCTGCTGGCACCGTTCGGCGCGCCGGAGCCGGCAGTGTTCGACTCGCCGCGCGAACACTACCGCCTGCGCGCCGAGTTTCGCCTGTGGCGCGAGGGTGGCCAGCGCCACTATGCGATGTTCGCCCCGGGCGAAAAGCACAAGGCGATCCTGATCGACGACTTCCCCATTGCCAGCCAGCGCATCAATGACCTGATGCCGCGCCTGAAAGCCGCTTGGCAGGGCAACGAGGACCTGAACAACCGCCTGTTCCAGGTGGAGTTCCTCACCACCCTGGCCGGTGATGCGATGGTCACCTTGTGCTACCACCGCCCGCTGGACGACGCCTGGGAAGCCGCCGCGCAGCACCTGGCCAGCGACCTGAACGTCAGTGTGATCGGCCGTTCCAAGGGCAAGCGCGTGGTGATCGGCCGTGACTACGCGGTGGAGAGCCTCGACATCGCCGGCCGTACCTTCAGCTACCGCCAGCCCGAAGGCGCCTTCACCCAGCCCAACGGCGCGGTGAACCAGAAGATGCTCGGCTGGGCCTTCGAGGCCATGGGCACGCGTGACGACGACCTGCTCGAGCTGTACTGCGGCAACGGCAACTTCACCCTGCCGCTGGCCACCCGTGCGCGCCAGGTGCTGGCCACCGAGATCAGCAAGACCTCGGTCAACGCAGCCCTGCACAACCTCGACGAGAACGGTATCGACAACGTGCGCCTGGTGCGCCTGTCGGCCGAGGAACTGACCCAGGCGCTGAACGAGGTTCGCCCGTTCCGCCGCCTGGAAGGCATCGACCTGAAAAGCTACGACTTCGGCACCGTGTTCGTCGACCCGCCGCGCGCCGGCATGGACCCGGACACCTGCGAGCTGACCCGGCGCTTCGAGCGCATCCTGTACATCTCCTGCAACCCGCAGACCCTGGCGCAGAACATCGCCCAGCTGCAGGATACCCACCGTATCGAGCGCTGCGCCCTGTTCGACCAGTTCCCCTACACCCACCACATGGAAAGCGGGGTGCTGCTGGTTCGGCGCTGA
- a CDS encoding LysR family transcriptional regulator yields MDQFSAMQTFRRVVDLGSFSAAATQAGLSHTVLSRQVKNLERHLGTQLLNRTTRRLQLTEAGALFYRHCVQILEQMQAMTLELSEHQQQPTGTLRLGVATAFGELELGRWLPDFVERHQRLQIELNCSDRFVDLLEEDIDVCLRVTGHLPDSSLVARKLATSEVLLVAAPAYLERHGYPSTPDALAAHPLLGYSQLLHPQRLQLRGPDGETADVVMPRRLSANSPMALRAAAIGGLGIASFDRFIVHDALRDGRLIPVLEGWSLPSRALYALYPQSRYLAPKVRALLDFVQAYYDTPRWQT; encoded by the coding sequence ATGGACCAGTTCAGTGCCATGCAGACCTTCCGCCGGGTCGTCGACCTCGGTAGTTTCAGCGCCGCCGCCACGCAGGCGGGGCTATCCCACACCGTGCTGTCGCGCCAGGTCAAGAACCTCGAGCGCCACCTCGGCACGCAACTGCTCAACCGCACCACCCGGCGCCTGCAACTGACCGAAGCCGGCGCGCTGTTCTATCGCCACTGCGTGCAGATCCTCGAGCAGATGCAGGCGATGACCCTGGAGTTGTCCGAGCACCAGCAACAACCCACCGGCACCCTGCGCCTGGGTGTGGCGACCGCGTTCGGTGAACTGGAGCTGGGCCGTTGGCTGCCGGACTTCGTCGAGCGTCACCAGCGCCTGCAGATCGAGCTCAACTGCAGCGATCGTTTTGTCGACCTGCTGGAAGAGGACATCGATGTCTGCCTGCGCGTGACCGGCCACCTGCCCGACTCCAGCCTGGTGGCACGCAAGCTCGCCACCAGCGAGGTACTGCTGGTGGCCGCACCCGCCTACCTTGAACGCCACGGCTACCCCAGCACGCCCGACGCCCTCGCTGCGCATCCACTGCTTGGCTACAGCCAACTGCTGCATCCGCAGCGCCTGCAACTTCGCGGGCCAGATGGGGAGACGGCTGATGTGGTCATGCCCCGGCGACTGAGCGCCAACTCGCCGATGGCCCTGCGCGCAGCCGCCATCGGTGGCCTGGGGATCGCCAGCTTCGACCGTTTCATCGTGCACGACGCCCTGCGCGACGGGCGCCTGATACCGGTACTTGAAGGGTGGTCACTCCCCTCGCGCGCACTGTATGCCCTCTATCCGCAAAGCCGTTACCTGGCGCCGAAGGTGCGCGCCCTGCTCGACTTTGTGCAGGCTTACTACGACACGCCACGCTGGCAAACTTGA
- the yedA gene encoding drug/metabolite exporter YedA, with translation MPASRRFPLLLVGAFLALYLVWGSTYLVIRIGVESWPPMLMAGVRFVIAGCLLYGFLRWRGVPAPTWPQWRAAGAIGFLLLSCGNGGVTLAEHAGVASGVAALAVATVPLFTLVFGLMFGHRNSRLEWAGIALGLVGIGMLNMGSNLQASPMGAALILFAAAAWAFGSVWSKNLPLPQGAMASAAEMLVGGVVLLIASALSGERMTQMPTAAGWGALAYLVFFGSILAFSAYMYLLKHVRPAAATSYAYVNPAVAVLLGIVFAGEQIGAEECVAMAVIIGAVVLIGLPQWRKAPEQPAGLKEEMCK, from the coding sequence ATGCCTGCCTCCCGTCGTTTCCCGCTGTTGCTTGTCGGTGCCTTCCTTGCCCTGTACCTGGTCTGGGGTTCGACCTACCTGGTCATCCGCATTGGTGTGGAGTCGTGGCCACCGATGCTGATGGCGGGTGTGCGCTTCGTTATCGCGGGCTGCTTGCTGTATGGCTTCCTGCGCTGGCGTGGCGTGCCCGCACCGACCTGGCCGCAATGGCGGGCGGCGGGGGCGATCGGCTTTTTGCTGCTCAGCTGCGGCAACGGTGGCGTGACCCTGGCCGAGCACGCGGGTGTGGCCTCGGGCGTGGCGGCCCTGGCGGTGGCGACCGTGCCGCTGTTTACCCTGGTGTTCGGGTTGATGTTCGGCCACCGCAACTCGCGTCTGGAATGGGCGGGGATCGCCCTTGGGCTGGTCGGTATCGGCATGTTGAACATGGGGTCGAACCTGCAGGCCAGCCCCATGGGCGCGGCGCTGATCCTGTTCGCGGCGGCGGCCTGGGCTTTTGGCTCGGTGTGGAGCAAGAACCTGCCCCTGCCCCAAGGGGCCATGGCCAGTGCTGCCGAGATGCTGGTAGGGGGTGTCGTGCTGCTGATCGCCAGCGCCCTGAGCGGTGAGCGCATGACGCAAATGCCCACCGCCGCCGGTTGGGGTGCGTTGGCCTACCTGGTGTTCTTCGGTTCGATCCTGGCGTTCAGCGCGTACATGTACCTGCTCAAGCACGTACGCCCGGCGGCGGCTACCAGCTATGCCTACGTCAACCCGGCCGTGGCGGTGCTGCTGGGGATTGTCTTCGCGGGCGAGCAGATTGGCGCCGAGGAGTGCGTGGCGATGGCGGTGATCATCGGCGCGGTGGTGCTGATCGGCTTGCCGCAGTGGCGCAAGGCACCGGAACAGCCAGCGGGCTTGAAGGAAGAAATGTGCAAGTAG
- the ypfJ gene encoding KPN_02809 family neutral zinc metallopeptidase, protein MEWRKGRRSDNVVDARGEGGGGGGMRFGGGKGLGLGAILLIVGIGWLTGQDPLQILGQLAGQMDQQQSAPANVGSKAPPANDEQAEFVASILGDTEDTWKALFAQAGKQYRDPKLVLFSGQVNSACGFASSAVGPFYCPGDQRVYLDMTFFREMETRFRAAGDFAQAYVIAHEIGHHVQTLLGVSAKVDAARRNGQRMEGDNGLLVRQELQADCLAGVWAYQAQKRLNWLEPGDVEEALNAANAIGDDRLQQQGQGRVVPDSFTHGTSQQRVRWFKAGFSSGDLNQCDTFSARSL, encoded by the coding sequence ATGGAATGGCGAAAAGGTCGACGCAGCGACAACGTGGTCGATGCCCGCGGCGAAGGGGGTGGCGGCGGCGGAATGCGCTTCGGTGGCGGCAAGGGCCTGGGGTTGGGCGCCATCCTGCTGATCGTCGGTATCGGCTGGCTGACCGGGCAGGACCCCTTGCAGATCCTCGGCCAACTCGCCGGGCAGATGGACCAGCAGCAGAGCGCGCCGGCCAATGTAGGCAGCAAGGCGCCACCGGCCAACGACGAGCAGGCCGAGTTCGTCGCCTCGATCCTCGGCGACACCGAGGACACCTGGAAAGCCCTGTTCGCCCAGGCTGGCAAGCAATACCGCGACCCCAAGCTGGTGCTGTTCAGCGGCCAGGTCAACTCTGCCTGCGGCTTCGCCTCATCGGCGGTCGGGCCGTTCTACTGCCCGGGTGACCAGCGCGTGTACCTGGACATGACCTTCTTCCGTGAGATGGAGACCCGCTTCCGCGCCGCCGGCGACTTCGCCCAGGCCTATGTGATCGCCCACGAGATCGGCCACCACGTTCAGACGTTGCTCGGGGTTTCGGCCAAGGTCGACGCGGCCCGACGCAATGGCCAGCGCATGGAGGGTGACAACGGCTTGCTGGTGCGCCAGGAGCTACAGGCCGACTGCCTGGCTGGCGTCTGGGCCTACCAGGCGCAAAAGCGCCTGAACTGGCTCGAGCCCGGGGATGTGGAAGAGGCACTCAATGCCGCCAACGCCATTGGCGATGATCGCCTGCAGCAGCAGGGCCAGGGCCGCGTGGTGCCGGACTCGTTCACCCATGGCACCTCGCAGCAGCGGGTGCGCTGGTTCAAGGCGGGGTTCTCCAGTGGCGACCTGAACCAGTGCGACACCTTCAGCGCGCGTAGCCTTTAA
- a CDS encoding YciC family protein has product MNPLSVLRDSLYFFRRHLTSILQLCLPLVVLEALCTQLLYHQLGEQASPAYGMLVSLLFYPLYSAALILYLDTRSNGQAIAKRDLFARAVQLWPALALLILISSLLIMAGLALFIFPGVWIMVNLVFAEYLLVLRGLPVIESMRTSARMTTGHFLRIMVCMLSVLAPLWLIDGLLLTAFPEPQPGVQLVLDSLSGFLQLFSTVVLYRLFMLLEGEAGA; this is encoded by the coding sequence ATGAATCCGCTGAGCGTTCTGCGCGACTCCCTGTACTTCTTCCGCCGTCACCTGACGAGCATCCTCCAGCTGTGCCTGCCATTGGTGGTGCTCGAGGCCCTGTGCACCCAACTGCTCTACCACCAACTGGGCGAACAGGCCTCACCCGCCTACGGCATGCTGGTCAGCCTGCTGTTCTACCCGCTGTACAGCGCCGCGCTGATCCTCTACCTCGACACCCGCAGCAACGGCCAGGCGATCGCCAAGCGCGACCTGTTCGCCCGCGCCGTGCAACTGTGGCCGGCCTTGGCCCTGCTGATCCTGATCAGCTCGCTGCTGATCATGGCGGGCCTGGCGCTGTTCATCTTCCCGGGTGTGTGGATCATGGTGAACCTGGTGTTCGCCGAGTACCTGCTGGTACTGCGCGGCCTGCCGGTGATCGAGTCGATGCGCACCAGCGCACGCATGACCACCGGGCACTTCCTGCGCATCATGGTCTGCATGCTCTCGGTGCTGGCCCCGCTGTGGCTGATCGACGGCCTGCTGCTGACCGCGTTCCCCGAGCCGCAGCCGGGTGTACAGCTGGTGCTGGACAGCTTGAGCGGTTTCCTCCAGCTGTTCAGTACCGTGGTGCTGTATCGCCTGTTCATGTTGCTCGAAGGCGAAGCCGGCGCCTGA